CCGCAGTATGGGTTGACCGGATTGCTGCAATCTATGGCGGCACGGACAACGCTGGTCGCAAAAGTGTAGAGCAACATCTTGATGCCGTTCTCGCCCAAAAGAAGCCTGGTACGCCAATAACGGCTTCGTTCGTTATCTATAACTTGCCTGGACGGGATTGTCATGCACTTGCATCGAATGGTGAACTTCCACTAACACAGGCGGCACTGCAGACATATAAAACGGATTATATTGATGTGCTCGCAGATATCTTCGCAGATCCGAAGTATCAGGATATTCGTATTATTGCCGTCATTGAACCGGACAGCCTGCCTAACCTTGTGACCAACCTGAGTACACCAGCTTGTGGTCAAGCCAGCTCAACAGGTATCTATGAGGCGGGTGTGAAGTATGCATTGGACAAGCTGCACGCCATTCCGAATGTGTACAACTATCTGGATATCGGCCACTCCGGCTGGCTTGGATGGGATAACAACCGTTCTGCAGCAGTCGCGCTGTATACAAGTGTTGTGCAAGGGACAGCCGCGGGTCTGAGCAGTGCAGATGGCTTCATTACGAATACTGCGAACACCACACCACTGGGGGAGCCGAACCTGTCTAATCCGGATCTCAATATCGGTGGACAACCGATTAAATCTGCCAAGTTTTATGAGTGGAATCCTTATTTTGACGAAACCGATTTCACCGCTGCGCTGTATGCCGATTTCGTACAAGCTGGCTGGCCAAGCAGCACAGGTTTCCTGATTGATACTAGCCGGAATGGGTGGGGCGGGGTAGACCGTCCAGCATCTGCTACGGGCAGCAACATCAACGATTATGTGAATTCTGGACGTGTAGATCGCCGGGAGCATCGGGGGAACTGGTGTAATGCCAGTGGCGCAGGTATTGGTGAAGCACCTAAGGCTGCACCAGGACCAGCGCATCTGGATGCTTATGTATGGGTGAAACCTCCGGGTGAATCCGATGGCTCCAGCTCCGAAATTCCGAATAACGAAGGCAAAGGTTTCGACCGGATGTGTGATCCAACCTTCACAACTCGGGATGGTGTATTAACAGGTGCGTTGCCTAATGCTCCGGTATCGGGTCACTGGTTCCATGATCAATTCGTGGCACTGGTGAAAAACGCATTCCCTGTACTGCCTGCCAGTAACGGTGGAGGCAATCCTCCCGGGGGAACAACAGCTCCGGCAGCACCAGCAGCATTGACGGCTTCTGCCGGTAACGCTCAAGTCTCCTTGACGTGGACTGCTTCTACAGGGGCTACAAGTTATAGTGTGAAGCGGGCACTGAGTGCATCAGGTCCATTCACAACAATTGCAGCTAACGTGAGTGGAACATCTTACAGCAACACCGGGCTGATCAATGGTACAACCTATTATTATGTGGTAACGGCAACAAATGCAGTAGGTGAAAGTGTTAACTCTGCAACAGCAACAGCTACACCTGTTGCAGGTGTAACGGCGCCAGCTGCACCGACTGCTCTCACAGCAACTGCAGGCAATGCGCAGGTGAGCCTGACGTGGACCGCTTCTACAGGTGCAACAAGTTATGATGTGAAACGCGCACTGAGTGCAACAGGTCCGTTCACCACAATCGCGGCGAATGTGAGCGGTACGTCATACACCAACACTTCCCTGACGAACGGCACGACGTATCATTATGTGGTAAGTGCAGTGAATACAGCAGGGCAAAGTGCCAATTCCGCTGTAGCTTCTGCGACACCTCAAAGTGTCGTTGTACCAACGAGTGATCTTGTCGTGCAATATCGTGCTGGAGATACCAATGCTCAAGATAGCCAGATCAAACCGTATTTCAACATCAAAAATCTGGGTAGTACTGCTGTGAATCTGAGTGATCTGAAGATCCGGTACTACTTCTCCAAAGAAGGCTCGGCTGCGATGGATTCTGCCATCGATTATGCTCAAGTTGGCGGAGCCAATATCCAGCGTACCTTCACAGACTCGTATGTGGAGTTGAGCTTCACATCTGGCGCTGGCAGCATTCAGGCTGGTGGACAGACTGGAGACATCCAGCTTCGCATGTACAAAACAGACTGGTCAAACTTTGACGAGACGAATGACTACTCTTTCGATCCAACGAAAACATCCTACCAGGATTGGAACAAGGTAACGCTCTACCAAGGTGGAAACCTGGTATGGGGCATTGAGCCTTAAACTTTATTTGTAACTGTCTTAACCGCGATCCTCAGTGTGTTGGAGGATCGCGGTTTTTTGCTATGCATTACAAGAGTCATTCTAGATTGAAGTTCTCACATGAAAATGTATTTAGAATCGCTTGAAGATCCGTAATTAGGATGTGAGAGCGGATATATTAAGCTGGGATGTCCTCTGGTTATGAAAATGATCAGGGGGAGGGGGTAGCCCTATTTCTTTTCTAACGAACAGAGAGCACGCTATTTAGTTGAATTGATACAGTTGAAAATTCTAACGAATCGTAGACACGCTATTCAGTTAATTTGGATGGATTCTGCCCCGTTTAGACCCGATATGGTCCAAATAAGGTTGCTGAGATTCGTTAGGATTCGTTGTTGGAGTTTAACGCCCCAATAGGGTGTGTGAGATTCTTTAGAAAAAACTTGGCGGTGAGCTTAAATCACCCTTCCGACTGAAGCGTCATCGGGTTGATTTTCTCAAATGACTCTAAAAACACTGATTATTGATCGTTTTGGACGGATATTTGCCTAGGGTCTGGTAGGCAGGATGTCTATAATAGAACCCGATGGGCGGGATCACCCCGCTCGGATTGGAAAGAGAATGGAAGGGGGACCGCACTCTGGTAGTCGGGCAAGCTGATTTCTCTTTTTTAATTTTGTAAGCGTAATCATAATGTGTGGAATCTTCCCTCGAAGAAGATCTGTACGAATTATCGAACGTCTAATCATCATCGATGTGTATATGCGTCACCTATTCTGTCTCAAGGAGCGTGAAGGTGGATGAACTCAGGAACAACAGTGCCGGTACATAAGGGATCGGTGTCAGGTCGGCAATCAGGTCGCAGGAAGGCAAGTATGCCACTTGCAGCCAAGGTGCTCTCTTCGGCACTCAGCGTAGCTTTGCTCATTGGAGGAACAGCTGGCGTTACGGGAGCGGAAGCTTCCAACGGTAATGGGGCGACGGAGGCTGGCCTGCAATCAAATAAGGGGGGCAGTCACGTGAAAGAGATTCAACTGGAATATCTGGATCGCGGTCTGGTGGCTGCATCGACATCTGAAGGTGTTTTTCTCAGTTGGAGATTGCTTGGTGACGAGGCCACAGGGTATAGCGACAAAGGGCTGACAGGTACGGACTTTAACGTCTATCGTGATGGCAAAAAGATCGCTACGGTCACCGACAGCACCAACTATTTAGATTCCGCGGGTAAATCGTCTTCCCGTTATGAAGTGGCAGCGGTGAACAAGAAGGGCAAGGAGAGTAAACGCAGTGCATCCGTCAAACCTTGGGCGAACGGCTATGTGGACATTCCACTGCAGAAACCTGCCGATGGCGTGACGCCTGCGGGAGAAGCTTATACGTATTCCGCCAATGACATGAGCGTTGGGGATGTGGACGGGGATGGCCAATATGAGTTTTTCGTCAAATGGGACCCTTCCAACGCCAAGGACGTATCGCAAAAAGGATACACCGGTAAAACCTACATCGATGCTTACACCTTGGACGGTCAGTTGTTGTACCGAATCGATCTTGGGGTCAACATCCGTGCAGGTGCTCATTATACACAGATGCTCGTTTATGATTTTGACGGGGATGGCAAAGCCGAGATGATGTTTAAGACTGCTCCGGGCACGAAGATTATGCAATATAACAAAAAAGGAAAAGTAACATCCGAGAAATACATCACGCTTCCCAAGCAGGATCGCAAGGCAGGGTACTCGAACGAAGATGATTATCGTTTAAGTGCGGATGGGTACTACGATCACGTGGTGGATATGTTCAGAAATTGGCATAAACATGATGAGGTTGTGAAGGGGAACTGGCCTGCAACATTAGAAGAAGCTTTTGGAATCGAGAAAAAATATAATTACCCATTATCTCAGCAGGATGCCGAGAGCCTGGCCGACTACTTCATTGATGTATACGCGGTAGAACGCAGTAACCGAAATGAGCTGCGCAAGTTTGAAGGTTTTATCGTGGATGGACCGGAGTATGTTACGGTATTTGAAGGAAAATCAGGCAAAGAGCTGGAGACCATTCCATATGAACCCGAGCGTCATGATGATGGTCTGATGTGGGGCGATTATGCCATGGCACGGATTGAACCGGGGAATCGAGTGGACCGTTTCCTGGCAGGCGTGGCGTATTTGGATGGCAAGAAACCATCTGCTATATTTGCACGCGGATACTATACACGTTCGACGATGGTTGCCTACAATTGGGACGGCAAGAAGCTGAAAAAGGAATGGAAAGTGGACAGCGGCTGGACACCAATGAAGAACCCGTTCAATGACGGACCGCACGGCGTGGATGGTACAGATCCGCAGTATGGTTCCATTACGACTCAAGGTGCACACTATTTCAGTGTGGCGGATGTGGATGGAGACGGCAAACAGGAGATTATCTATGGCTCCGCCACGATTGATCATGACGGCAGCGTGCTGTACAGCTCCACAGACCTGATGCCTGCCGAGAGTGCTGCACCGGGAACCATTGCCCGTCTGGGTCATGGGGACGCACTTCATGTGGCAGATATCGACCCGGATCGTCCGGGACTGGAGATTTTCATGGTACACGAGGGTGGTCCTTGGGCGCCATACGGGTATTCCCTGCGTGATGCGAAGACCGGAGAAGTGATCTATGGCGGATACACGGGGAAAGATACCGGACGCGGCATGGTGGGGGATGTTGATCCGACTCGTCGTGGGCTGGAGACATGGGCTGTAGGCTTGTGGACAGCTACGGGTGAAAAAATCAGTGATCAGGCGCCAGGCACAAATATGAATATCCGCTGGGCTGGTGATATGACGACACAGATCGTTGATGGTGCGATTGATGTTACACCAACCATCAAAGACTGGAATCGTGGCACGTTGCTGACGGCAACAGGCACATTGACCAACAATCACACCAAAGGTACACCTTCTCTTGTAGCTGATATCTTCGGGGATTGGCGGGAAGAGATGCTGGTGAGAACCACGGACAGTTCAGCGATCCGCATCTATCTCAGTACCGAGAAAACGGACCGGAAGTTGTATACGCTGATGCATGATGCGATGTATCGTGTGGGCATTGCCGGACAGAACAGTGGATACAACCAGCCTTCCTATCCGTCCTTTTACATGGCATCGGATATAGACTGGTCCAAAGTAACGCTGCCTAAGTTCTACACGCCAGGTAAGGGCGGGAAGTAAACAGACCGGATGAGCAATAGCTGGCAACATAACATGTGTTCAAGATCGGGCTGTAACGTAACGCAGCGTCGTTAGTTTTAGGCGTTGGCATCGAAGCTTGGAAGCTCTGGAATCCCCATGTGTCTCGTCACATGGAGGTTTCAGAGCTTTTTTACATAAGGATCTGCGGGCAGAGCTTGGCGTGTTCCCAGCCATCCGTGTTACATCATTCTTTTTCATATGTTAAGTCTAAATAAGTTGAACTAATCATTTACACGATAACGGAGAGGACAGAAAAAACCTGAAAAAGCGAAGCGTTTGCCTAAAAGCTTTCTGAAAGAAAGCTGCATCGGAAGCATAAGCTATCCCCGGATTTTCCCTTTAGTAAAAGAATCAATAAATCTGGGGATAACAGCGATTGGAAGGTTGTTCTGTCATCGTAGTGTCAGTGTAAATAATCTTTATTTCAACTTATATAGATGCACGGTAGAAGCGAACGCTTTAATAGTGTAATTTCCTTGATCATGGATCAATGTGGTGATGGAGCACTCCGGGATAAGTTGGTTCTGCATAGTTATAAAATCGGAATGCCAGACGTTAAGCTCGCGCTCGGTAAAGGTCTGCACCAGAAAATCAGTAATGAGTCCACCATGTGCAACCACAATAATGTTACTGTTCTCTGGCTCTTTATTAACCAATTCGGTTAGGAGGGAGGCCAGACGTTCACCAGCCTGTTTGGCCGAGTCTCCCACGGGTGGAATGTAATCTGGGTCAGACGTACATCGATCCCACATCGCAATGAATTCTTCGAATGACTGATCCGGGCAATCGCCCCAATTGGCACGTTCGCGCAGGCGAGGATCTTCTGTTATATGGGAACGGGTGTGGCGGACAATCATACTTGCGGTTTCTTGGGCTCGTCGAAGTGGACTGGTAAGGATTTTAGTAACGGGAGAGGTGGCTTTGGCAAAATGAAGTGCTGTGGCTTCGGCTTGTAAAACCCCTTCGGAAGTGAGGGGGACATCCCCGATTCGTCGTTCTTTGAGACCGTGTCTCACCAGATGAAAGGTGGTACTCATGAGTGGAAACCTCCTTAAGTATAGACAGTTTACATAAAGGATTAGATAATATGCTAATTATATATTTATCTAATTAAATAATGCAATGAGGCTTTTAACGAAGACAGTTTATATTCAACCTACAGAATTGCTACAATGGAGAAAAGTGAGAATTGATCGTTGCAGGAATGGGGGTATGGACATGAGCATCACAAAGCGCTGGACAGGAAGCCTGTATCAGGAGGCATTGCGAACAGAGGATTGCGGGCCGCGTTTCTACGCGTACTATTACAAGCAATGGGACAAATATCGTATGTCCTATCACCATCATGATTCGACGGAGATCATGTATATTATTTCGGGAATGTGCCGGGTGGATGTGCAGATGCCGGATGGGAGTTCGGAGCAGGCCATTTTGAAAAAAGGGCAGTTCATTATGCTGGACGCAGGTATCCCGCACCGTTTGCTGGTGGAAGATGGTGTCCCTTGCCGGATGCTTAATGTGGAGTTTGGATTCTCAGGCTCACCTCCCGGACAGTTATCTATCCGTCAGCTCGCGTTGGAAGAGGAAGAAGTCCATACTTTACTAACCAATGCTTCGCCATACCTGGTACTGCCTGATCCAGAAGAGGTGTACCACATTATGAAAAGTCTAGTGTTGGAACTCGATCAGCGTGGTCTACTGGAGCAAGGAAGATCAACTGTGCCGATGAAGATCATTCCACCAGAAGAAAGGTCACATCACCGTGAAGCCCGGAATCTCTCGTCCCCGGAACAGGGTATGCTGGTGCGTACACTGTTTATTCAGTTGCTGGTCCGTGTTGCGCGTT
This Paenibacillus xylanexedens DNA region includes the following protein-coding sequences:
- a CDS encoding glycoside hydrolase family 6 protein — encoded protein: MKTKLKTKSRGKKILRKGVKQMLAATLLAAGIFPGMSPGLTQAAEAHVDNPFVGATAYLNQDYSALVDTSIALTNDASLKAKMETVKSYPTAVWVDRIAAIYGGTDNAGRKSVEQHLDAVLAQKKPGTPITASFVIYNLPGRDCHALASNGELPLTQAALQTYKTDYIDVLADIFADPKYQDIRIIAVIEPDSLPNLVTNLSTPACGQASSTGIYEAGVKYALDKLHAIPNVYNYLDIGHSGWLGWDNNRSAAVALYTSVVQGTAAGLSSADGFITNTANTTPLGEPNLSNPDLNIGGQPIKSAKFYEWNPYFDETDFTAALYADFVQAGWPSSTGFLIDTSRNGWGGVDRPASATGSNINDYVNSGRVDRREHRGNWCNASGAGIGEAPKAAPGPAHLDAYVWVKPPGESDGSSSEIPNNEGKGFDRMCDPTFTTRDGVLTGALPNAPVSGHWFHDQFVALVKNAFPVLPASNGGGNPPGGTTAPAAPAALTASAGNAQVSLTWTASTGATSYSVKRALSASGPFTTIAANVSGTSYSNTGLINGTTYYYVVTATNAVGESVNSATATATPVAGVTAPAAPTALTATAGNAQVSLTWTASTGATSYDVKRALSATGPFTTIAANVSGTSYTNTSLTNGTTYHYVVSAVNTAGQSANSAVASATPQSVVVPTSDLVVQYRAGDTNAQDSQIKPYFNIKNLGSTAVNLSDLKIRYYFSKEGSAAMDSAIDYAQVGGANIQRTFTDSYVELSFTSGAGSIQAGGQTGDIQLRMYKTDWSNFDETNDYSFDPTKTSYQDWNKVTLYQGGNLVWGIEP
- a CDS encoding AraC family transcriptional regulator, which produces MSITKRWTGSLYQEALRTEDCGPRFYAYYYKQWDKYRMSYHHHDSTEIMYIISGMCRVDVQMPDGSSEQAILKKGQFIMLDAGIPHRLLVEDGVPCRMLNVEFGFSGSPPGQLSIRQLALEEEEVHTLLTNASPYLVLPDPEEVYHIMKSLVLELDQRGLLEQGRSTVPMKIIPPEERSHHREARNLSSPEQGMLVRTLFIQLLVRVARLRGEMSRSASDQAELYVKRTIEFMHHNMDRNIQMKDIAAAVNLHPGYLHRIFRQHTQRTPTDYLTMLRMEKAKMLLQQTNIPISEISDYVGVGSRQYFHMLFKKYTGRTPVEFRSSMERHVSQYPPDE
- a CDS encoding rhamnogalacturonan lyase; the encoded protein is MPLAAKVLSSALSVALLIGGTAGVTGAEASNGNGATEAGLQSNKGGSHVKEIQLEYLDRGLVAASTSEGVFLSWRLLGDEATGYSDKGLTGTDFNVYRDGKKIATVTDSTNYLDSAGKSSSRYEVAAVNKKGKESKRSASVKPWANGYVDIPLQKPADGVTPAGEAYTYSANDMSVGDVDGDGQYEFFVKWDPSNAKDVSQKGYTGKTYIDAYTLDGQLLYRIDLGVNIRAGAHYTQMLVYDFDGDGKAEMMFKTAPGTKIMQYNKKGKVTSEKYITLPKQDRKAGYSNEDDYRLSADGYYDHVVDMFRNWHKHDEVVKGNWPATLEEAFGIEKKYNYPLSQQDAESLADYFIDVYAVERSNRNELRKFEGFIVDGPEYVTVFEGKSGKELETIPYEPERHDDGLMWGDYAMARIEPGNRVDRFLAGVAYLDGKKPSAIFARGYYTRSTMVAYNWDGKKLKKEWKVDSGWTPMKNPFNDGPHGVDGTDPQYGSITTQGAHYFSVADVDGDGKQEIIYGSATIDHDGSVLYSSTDLMPAESAAPGTIARLGHGDALHVADIDPDRPGLEIFMVHEGGPWAPYGYSLRDAKTGEVIYGGYTGKDTGRGMVGDVDPTRRGLETWAVGLWTATGEKISDQAPGTNMNIRWAGDMTTQIVDGAIDVTPTIKDWNRGTLLTATGTLTNNHTKGTPSLVADIFGDWREEMLVRTTDSSAIRIYLSTEKTDRKLYTLMHDAMYRVGIAGQNSGYNQPSYPSFYMASDIDWSKVTLPKFYTPGKGGK
- a CDS encoding histidine phosphatase family protein, encoding MSTTFHLVRHGLKERRIGDVPLTSEGVLQAEATALHFAKATSPVTKILTSPLRRAQETASMIVRHTRSHITEDPRLRERANWGDCPDQSFEEFIAMWDRCTSDPDYIPPVGDSAKQAGERLASLLTELVNKEPENSNIIVVAHGGLITDFLVQTFTERELNVWHSDFITMQNQLIPECSITTLIHDQGNYTIKAFASTVHLYKLK